Proteins from one Papaver somniferum cultivar HN1 unplaced genomic scaffold, ASM357369v1 unplaced-scaffold_158, whole genome shotgun sequence genomic window:
- the LOC113337208 gene encoding uncharacterized protein LOC113337208 has product MDNDMLLFVQGDIQLQGLIALVILIKNEDFYLNVDVIRNHTSRSNCGCSSSSGSSTADSCVTDSPKMVRVVDHDAYQAKPLICNEWIFVFDKIGREFMGGVKAVRIAVDKYKMASGHKIIILKNDKTRFTAKCAENHCGWRIHFRPVNGDISRFVLKDSNVIHRCRGTLMVATYVNGDNGFNPFAFGLVSSENKDNWFWFLENIKQVVDGRQIVFLSGRHEGLLQGIPRVFPDSYHSYCFYHIKCNLPIGSGDTNSKVVSDLFYKAAYSYTTSNFKEALRGMHAIGCGHVANYIRNIPKQKWENVFFPICKYSAHSSTFSESFNNWIPDFKNLQVFALLDAIRLKVMKMNSTRRVEGLETFKTRLTPTFEALLKENIDIGRTWTVTESMERLYEVASPPTHSVDPLQKTCTCHRWRVNGFPCAHACSAIQATREDIFSFVEPYFTTEWIIVPIPVPPPGRQKAQRFKNAWEKQKRPMMCTKFFTHGHHNRATFPVL; this is encoded by the exons ATGGATAATGATATGTTACTTTTTGTACAAGGTGATATACAATTGCAAGGTTTGATTGCTCTTGTTATTCTTATTAAGaatgaagatttctatttgaatgTTGACGTGATTCGGAATCATACTTCTCGTTCTAATTGTGGTTGTAGTTCTAGTTCTGGTTCTAGTACTGCAGATTCTTGTGTAACTGATAGTCCTAAGATGGTAAGGGTGGTAGATCATGATGCATACCAGGCCAAGCCTCTGATTTGTAATGAATGGATATTTGTTTTTGACAAAATTGGCAGAGAATTTATGGGTGGTGTTAAAGCTGTTAGAATTGCAGTTGATAAGTACAAGATGGCTAGTGGTCACAAGATTATTATTCTAAAAAATGACAAGACTCGTTTTACTGCAAAGTGCGCTGAAAATCATtgtggttggaggattcactttAGGCCTGTCAATGGTGACATTTCTCGGTTCGTGCTGAAAGATTCTAATGTTATTCACAG ATGCAGGGGTACTTTGATGGTTGCAACATATGTCAATGGAGACAATGGTTTTAACCCATTTGCTTTTGGTCTTGTTTCTTCTGAAAACAAAgacaattggttttggtttctggagAATATTAAACAAGTTGTTGATGGTCGTCAGATTGTTTTCCTTAGTGGTCGTCACGAAGGACTTTTGCAGGGAATTCCAAGAGTGTTTCCTGATTCATATCACAGCTATTGCTTTTACCACATCAAGTGCAATCTTCCCATTGGATCGGGTGATACGAATTCAAAGGTTGTTAGTGATTTGTTTTATAAAGCGGCTTATTCTTACACAACATCTAACTTTAAAGAAGCTTTGAGGGGTATGCATGCAATTGGATGTGGACATGTTGCTAACTATATCAGGAATATTCCAAAGCAGAAATGGGAAAATGTATTTTTCCCTATATGCAAGTATAGTGCTCACTCTTCAACTTTTTCTGAGTCGTTCAACAACTGGATTCCTGATTTCAAAAATTTGCAAGTTTTTGCTCTTCTCGATGCGATACG TTTGAAGGTTATGAAGATGAATTCTACGAGAAGGGTAGAAGGTCTAGAAACTTTCAAAACCAGGCTCACTCCCACATTTGAGGCTTTACTAAAGGAAAATATCGacattggtcgtacttggactGTTACTGAGTCCATGGAAAGATTGTATGAAGTCGCATCACCCCCGACTCATTCTGTAGATCCATTGCAGAAAACTTGTACATGTCACAGGTGGCGAGTTAATGGTTTTCCTTGTGCACATGCTTGTAGTGCCATTCAAGCTACGAGGGAGGACATCTTTTCATTTGTCGAGCCATACTTCACCACTGAATG GATTATTGTTCCTATTCCTGTTCCTCCACCTGGTAGACAAAAAGCACAGCGTTTCAAGAATGCTTGGGAGAAGCAAAAGAGAcctatgatgtgcacaaagtTCTTCACCCATGGTCACCATAATAGAGCTACTTTCCCCGTGCTTTGA